Proteins from a single region of Runella sp. SP2:
- a CDS encoding long-chain fatty acid--CoA ligase, whose product MLSTTRIFDILEYAVRPQNKANVLACKRKGEWLTFSATDILQQIDEMSLGLIGLGVNIGDRIAIVSDGRPEWNILDFAIQQIGAISVPIYPTLTLDDFQFIFHESAVKFVFVGDASLFRKLLDIVATAPSIEEMFTFDAVKSAKNWLDVQAQANEANRSELNKRKANVQPDDLLSIIYTSGTTGNPKGVMLSHQNLISNVIEGCKLIAFGAEARALSFLPLNHVFERMVQYVYLRSGISIYYAENVATIAENLKEVRPTVLSTVPRLLEKVYDKIIAKGYEQPRIQRNIFLWALDLGLKYDPNNSMGFLYNAQLKLARKLVFSKWQEGLGGKLEMIVAGAAATPPRIARVFWAAGIPVCEGYGLTETSPVISFNRLFPQPEVRIGTVGLVIDGVEVKLADDGEILVKGPNVMKGYYLKPELTAEVIDANGWFHTGDIGEWIDGRFLKITDRKKEIFKTSAGKYVAPQAVEAKLKESFFVEQAVVMGDGQKYAAALIVPSFEAIKEFCRVENITYTSDKEIIKNEKVVTKLRAEIETENRELAPYERIKKYHLLSSPLSVENGELTPTLKPKRRIIQEKYKAEIAGLFD is encoded by the coding sequence ATGCTATCTACTACTCGTATATTCGATATTCTTGAGTACGCTGTTCGACCTCAAAACAAAGCCAATGTCCTAGCTTGTAAACGTAAAGGCGAATGGCTGACGTTTTCAGCCACCGATATTCTTCAACAGATTGACGAAATGAGTTTGGGTCTCATCGGCTTAGGGGTTAACATTGGCGATCGAATTGCCATCGTTTCAGATGGTCGTCCCGAGTGGAATATTTTAGATTTTGCCATCCAACAGATAGGAGCCATTTCGGTACCCATTTATCCTACCCTCACGCTCGACGATTTTCAATTTATTTTTCATGAATCGGCGGTAAAATTTGTATTTGTAGGCGATGCAAGTCTTTTCCGAAAACTCCTTGACATTGTTGCTACTGCGCCTAGCATCGAGGAAATGTTTACGTTTGATGCGGTAAAAAGTGCTAAAAATTGGCTAGACGTACAAGCCCAAGCCAACGAAGCCAACCGAAGCGAACTGAATAAACGCAAAGCCAATGTCCAACCCGACGACCTTTTGAGTATTATTTATACCTCAGGCACAACGGGCAACCCTAAAGGGGTAATGCTCAGCCACCAAAACCTCATCAGCAACGTCATTGAAGGATGTAAATTGATTGCGTTCGGGGCTGAGGCGCGTGCGTTGAGTTTCTTACCCCTCAATCACGTCTTTGAACGTATGGTACAATACGTGTATTTGCGCTCGGGGATTTCAATTTACTACGCCGAAAACGTAGCCACCATTGCCGAAAATCTCAAAGAGGTGCGCCCAACGGTACTTTCTACGGTGCCTCGTTTGTTAGAAAAAGTGTATGATAAAATTATCGCCAAAGGTTACGAACAACCTCGCATTCAGCGAAATATATTTCTTTGGGCGCTTGATTTAGGTTTGAAGTATGACCCAAATAACTCCATGGGATTTTTGTACAATGCTCAACTAAAGTTAGCCCGCAAACTGGTTTTTAGCAAATGGCAAGAAGGGCTAGGAGGAAAATTGGAAATGATTGTAGCAGGGGCAGCCGCCACGCCGCCACGCATTGCAAGGGTGTTTTGGGCAGCGGGCATTCCCGTATGTGAGGGATATGGTCTGACTGAAACCTCGCCTGTTATTTCGTTTAATCGGCTTTTTCCTCAGCCCGAAGTGCGCATCGGCACAGTTGGGCTTGTGATTGACGGCGTCGAAGTAAAATTGGCCGACGATGGTGAAATTTTGGTCAAGGGACCCAATGTAATGAAAGGTTATTACTTAAAACCAGAACTCACAGCCGAAGTAATTGACGCGAACGGCTGGTTTCACACGGGTGACATTGGCGAATGGATAGATGGTCGTTTTTTAAAAATCACCGACCGTAAAAAAGAAATTTTCAAAACTTCCGCAGGGAAATACGTGGCTCCTCAAGCCGTCGAGGCCAAACTCAAAGAATCGTTTTTTGTTGAACAAGCCGTGGTAATGGGTGATGGTCAAAAATACGCCGCGGCCTTGATTGTCCCGTCGTTTGAAGCCATCAAAGAATTTTGTCGGGTCGAAAACATCACTTATACCAGCGACAAAGAAATCATCAAAAACGAAAAAGTAGTAACCAAGCTTCGCGCGGAAATTGAAACCGAAAATCGGGAATTGGCTCCCTATGAACGTATCAAAAAATATCACTTATTATCAAGCCCTCTTTCAGTTGAAAATGGAGAACTAACCCCCACCCTCAAACCCAAACGCCGTATAATTCAGGAAAAATACAAAGCGGAAATTGCGGGATTGTTTGATTAG
- a CDS encoding arylesterase codes for MLKIVSRLSLYFFALVLLACNTSEKTSTEQSKTTDTTTVAASQKEVKNILIFGNSLTAGYGLEPAQAYPSVLQNRIDSLKLPYKIVNAGLSGETTSGGNSRLDWVLKNKVDIFILELGGNDGLRGIAVTETRKNLQAMIDKVKAKYPEAKIILAGMQVPPSMGKKYGEEFKIIYPELAKKNNVGLIPFLLEKVGGEVTLNQKDGIHPNEAGAKIVAENVWEVLQPMLGQ; via the coding sequence ATGCTTAAAATAGTTTCGCGTTTATCACTTTATTTTTTTGCCTTGGTACTTCTGGCCTGCAACACGAGCGAGAAAACGAGCACTGAGCAATCTAAAACTACCGATACTACAACGGTTGCTGCTTCACAAAAGGAAGTAAAAAATATCCTGATTTTTGGCAATAGCCTCACGGCTGGTTATGGACTCGAACCTGCACAAGCGTACCCTTCCGTTCTCCAAAACCGCATTGATTCTTTGAAATTACCCTATAAAATTGTGAATGCAGGTTTAAGTGGAGAAACCACTTCGGGCGGGAACAGTCGTTTGGATTGGGTGTTAAAAAACAAAGTCGATATTTTTATTTTAGAATTAGGAGGAAACGATGGTCTGCGCGGTATTGCTGTGACTGAAACGCGTAAAAATCTCCAAGCGATGATTGATAAAGTGAAGGCGAAATACCCAGAAGCCAAAATTATTTTGGCAGGAATGCAAGTTCCTCCGAGCATGGGTAAAAAATACGGCGAAGAGTTTAAGATAATTTATCCCGAATTGGCCAAAAAGAACAACGTTGGATTGATTCCTTTTTTGCTCGAAAAAGTAGGGGGAGAAGTCACGCTTAACCAAAAAGATGGTATTCACCCCAACGAAGCTGGGGCGAAAATCGTGGCGGAGAATGTGTGGGAAGTATTGCAACCCATGCTTGGTCAGTAA
- a CDS encoding ABC transporter permease, with protein MNNNISWLLKMAWRDSRRNYSRLLLFVSSIVLGIAALVAIYSLGYNLRENIDSQAAELLGADLELSDNQTPNDKMQALMDSLKGQKSKEMSFASMIYFPKNSGTRLAQIRALEGDFPYYGTLETEPLAAAKEFRTQQAALVDQTLMLQYQAQVGDSIKVGEMTFKIAGILKKAPGQTGIAATVAPSVYIPLSFLEKTKLAQKGSRIVYRYYYKFAPKTNIEALVKKIEPKLENENYNFRTVESQKEDTGRSFRDLTRFLSLVGFIALLLGCVGVASAIHIYIREKINSIAILRCLGVKASQAFLIYLIQISGIGLLGSLLGAALGAGIQQFLPLVLKDFLPFELATSLSFTAIGQGVLLGVIISNLFALLSLISIRKISPLNVLRASYEQSGLGKDPLKWLVYALILAFVFGFTWLQMKRWTDAVAFTVGVTFAFLLLLGMATLLMWLVRRFFPSSWSYLSRQGLANLYRPNNQTAILMVSIGLGTMFICTLLFVQNLLLDRIKLSTDGDQPNMVLFDIQTPQKQAVMEVVKSQKLPILQNVPIVTMRLEQLNGQTSTEALKDTTNKRWRGLFSREYRVTFRDSLISTEKVVKGKWISEVKDVSQPVPISLEDGYAERNTINIGDTLLFNVQGMMLTTVVASLRDVDWAGVQTNFLVLFPKGVLEEAPQFHVLLTHVPNTTVSAQFQQAMVRQFPNVSMVDLGLILTVLDDISTKIGFVIRFMAGFSILTGLIVLIASVLISKYQRIQESILLRTLGASRRQILIITALEYLFLGTLAAFTGILLALVGSWALATFSFEMTFNPVLWPVGVVFLTVTFLTVFIGLANSWGILSRSPLEVLRQDV; from the coding sequence ATGAACAATAACATAAGTTGGCTTTTGAAAATGGCTTGGCGCGATAGTCGGCGAAATTATTCGAGATTGTTGCTGTTTGTATCGTCCATTGTCTTGGGCATTGCAGCATTAGTAGCCATTTATTCTTTGGGGTATAATTTGCGGGAAAATATTGATAGTCAAGCAGCTGAATTATTGGGTGCGGATTTGGAATTATCCGATAATCAGACACCAAATGATAAAATGCAGGCCCTGATGGATTCGCTAAAAGGGCAAAAGTCGAAGGAAATGAGTTTTGCTTCGATGATTTATTTTCCCAAAAATAGCGGAACTCGTCTAGCGCAAATTCGGGCTTTAGAAGGGGATTTTCCTTACTATGGAACCCTTGAGACTGAACCACTTGCTGCCGCCAAAGAGTTTCGTACGCAACAAGCCGCCTTGGTAGATCAAACCTTAATGTTGCAATACCAAGCCCAAGTAGGAGATTCTATCAAAGTGGGTGAAATGACTTTTAAAATTGCGGGTATTCTTAAAAAAGCCCCAGGTCAAACGGGAATTGCGGCTACGGTTGCACCGTCGGTCTATATTCCGTTATCGTTTTTGGAAAAGACCAAATTGGCACAAAAAGGGAGTCGTATAGTTTATCGTTATTATTACAAATTTGCTCCAAAGACAAATATTGAAGCTTTAGTAAAGAAAATTGAACCCAAGCTTGAAAACGAAAACTACAATTTCCGAACCGTTGAAAGCCAAAAAGAAGACACAGGTCGCTCGTTTCGTGATTTAACTCGATTTTTGAGTTTGGTGGGGTTCATTGCGTTGTTGTTGGGGTGTGTGGGTGTCGCAAGTGCGATACACATTTATATCCGTGAAAAAATCAATTCCATTGCCATTCTTCGTTGCTTGGGAGTAAAAGCGTCGCAGGCATTTTTGATTTACCTCATTCAAATTTCGGGGATTGGCCTGTTGGGTTCTCTATTGGGGGCAGCGCTGGGAGCAGGGATTCAGCAATTTTTACCGCTCGTTCTCAAAGATTTTTTACCCTTCGAACTAGCCACTTCACTTTCGTTTACGGCTATCGGCCAAGGGGTGCTATTGGGCGTAATTATTTCTAACTTATTTGCGCTTTTGTCGTTGATTTCAATTCGTAAAATTTCGCCTCTCAATGTATTACGGGCATCGTACGAGCAATCGGGCCTGGGAAAAGACCCACTCAAATGGCTGGTGTATGCGTTGATTTTGGCATTTGTGTTTGGCTTTACGTGGCTGCAAATGAAGCGTTGGACCGATGCGGTGGCATTTACCGTTGGGGTTACGTTCGCCTTTTTGCTGTTGTTGGGAATGGCTACGCTTTTGATGTGGTTAGTTCGTCGATTTTTTCCTTCTTCATGGAGCTACTTGAGTCGGCAGGGGTTGGCCAATTTGTATCGTCCCAACAACCAAACAGCCATTTTGATGGTGTCTATTGGCCTTGGTACCATGTTTATTTGTACCCTTTTGTTTGTCCAAAACCTGTTACTAGACCGAATCAAGCTATCAACCGACGGTGATCAGCCTAATATGGTGCTTTTTGATATTCAAACACCTCAAAAACAGGCTGTAATGGAGGTGGTAAAAAGTCAGAAATTGCCAATTTTACAAAACGTTCCCATTGTTACGATGCGGTTAGAACAACTCAACGGACAAACTTCTACCGAAGCCCTTAAAGACACAACAAACAAACGTTGGCGTGGATTGTTTAGTCGGGAATACCGCGTAACATTCCGTGATTCGCTCATTTCGACTGAGAAAGTGGTGAAAGGAAAGTGGATAAGTGAAGTAAAAGATGTGAGTCAACCTGTACCTATTTCGTTGGAAGATGGTTACGCCGAACGAAATACCATCAACATCGGTGATACGCTTTTGTTCAACGTCCAAGGAATGATGCTTACTACCGTTGTGGCTAGTTTGCGTGATGTGGACTGGGCAGGTGTACAAACCAATTTTCTGGTACTTTTCCCCAAAGGCGTGTTGGAAGAAGCACCTCAATTTCACGTTTTGCTCACGCACGTACCCAACACGACGGTTTCTGCGCAGTTTCAACAAGCGATGGTACGACAGTTTCCTAACGTGTCGATGGTTGATTTAGGATTGATACTGACCGTTTTAGACGATATTTCAACCAAAATTGGCTTTGTCATTCGTTTTATGGCTGGTTTTAGTATCCTGACTGGGCTGATTGTTCTGATTGCCTCGGTGCTGATTTCCAAATACCAACGGATTCAAGAAAGTATTTTGCTGAGAACGTTAGGCGCAAGTCGTCGCCAAATATTGATAATCACAGCGTTAGAATATTTATTTTTGGGGACACTGGCGGCTTTTACGGGAATTTTACTGGCATTAGTAGGCAGCTGGGCATTGGCGACGTTTAGTTTTGAGATGACCTTTAATCCAGTTCTTTGGCCCGTAGGAGTAGTGTTTTTAACGGTTACTTTTTTGACAGTTTTCATTGGCCTTGCCAACAGCTGGGGTATTCTCTCACGTTCTCCTTTGGAAGTACTGAGACAGGATGTGTAG
- a CDS encoding aspartate aminotransferase family protein codes for MSKNTISEDQGDINSSQQRHLFYEKLDEQTHFWLEEDAKYFLHQALSTPVMNVLSRTEGAYIYDLSGKKYLDMHGNGVHNAGFNNPKVVEALQHQMQEALAFTPRRYTNIPAIQLAKKLTEITPAGLDRVLFCPGGSEAIEMAVMLAKQITGKWKTISFWDAYHGTGYQAASVSGQAHFTKGNGPMVPGALHVEFPNYYRNPWNWTDQDAIDEEYLRQIKLLIRNEPDIAAIVAEPISSTPVVPSKNYWQEVRNLCDSEGIFLIFDEIIEGFGRTGKMFASEHFVTPDVLVLGKSLGGGMLPFAGIVTKSAYNTLQHLSIGHFTHEKNPLCAAAGLAEIEYIEEHNLVNNAAEKGEYLMASFRAMQEKYPIIGNVAGRGFHIGIDLVKDPKTKERAYEAAERIMYRCMERGLAFKTIEGNVITLRPSLILTQDQCDFILETIEAAIRLE; via the coding sequence ATGTCAAAAAATACCATTTCTGAAGATCAAGGCGATATAAATAGTTCTCAGCAACGCCATTTATTTTACGAAAAGCTCGACGAACAAACGCACTTTTGGCTAGAAGAAGATGCCAAATATTTTTTACACCAAGCGCTTTCTACCCCCGTTATGAATGTTTTGTCCCGAACGGAAGGGGCGTATATTTATGATTTGAGCGGAAAAAAATACTTAGACATGCACGGTAATGGTGTCCACAATGCGGGTTTTAATAACCCCAAGGTCGTGGAAGCACTTCAGCATCAAATGCAGGAAGCGTTGGCTTTTACGCCGCGCCGCTATACCAATATCCCTGCCATACAGTTGGCCAAAAAACTAACAGAAATTACGCCCGCAGGGCTCGATAGGGTTCTTTTTTGTCCTGGTGGCTCCGAGGCCATCGAAATGGCAGTCATGTTGGCAAAACAAATTACGGGCAAGTGGAAAACCATTTCGTTTTGGGATGCTTACCACGGAACAGGGTATCAGGCGGCAAGTGTAAGCGGGCAAGCGCATTTTACGAAAGGAAATGGCCCGATGGTGCCAGGAGCGCTGCACGTCGAGTTTCCTAATTACTACCGAAATCCGTGGAATTGGACCGACCAAGATGCCATCGACGAAGAATATTTACGCCAAATCAAACTCCTCATTCGCAATGAACCTGACATCGCGGCCATCGTAGCCGAACCAATTTCTTCAACTCCCGTTGTTCCTTCTAAAAATTACTGGCAAGAAGTACGTAACCTGTGCGATAGTGAGGGTATTTTCTTGATTTTTGACGAAATTATCGAAGGCTTTGGGCGCACGGGTAAAATGTTTGCCAGTGAGCATTTCGTGACGCCCGACGTGTTGGTGTTGGGTAAATCATTGGGAGGTGGAATGTTGCCATTTGCGGGAATCGTCACCAAATCAGCCTACAATACCTTACAACATCTTTCGATTGGGCATTTTACCCACGAAAAAAATCCGTTGTGTGCCGCAGCGGGTTTGGCCGAAATTGAATACATCGAAGAACACAATTTAGTAAATAATGCCGCCGAAAAAGGCGAGTATTTGATGGCGTCATTTCGGGCAATGCAAGAAAAATACCCGATTATCGGGAATGTCGCGGGCAGAGGTTTTCACATTGGTATTGATTTAGTAAAAGACCCCAAAACTAAAGAACGAGCCTACGAAGCCGCCGAACGCATCATGTACCGTTGCATGGAACGAGGTTTGGCTTTCAAAACCATTGAAGGCAATGTAATCACCCTTCGTCCCTCGCTTATTTTGACCCAAGACCAGTGCGATTTTATCCTTGAAACCATCGAGGCTGCTATTCGGCTTGAGTAA
- a CDS encoding TlpA disulfide reductase family protein, which produces MKILSTSIFFFFIFTFFTHAQLPNVSIHIQSPQKNNAVAYLIISNLISGGDTVARTSLNAQGDGSLNFHLNQPTFAELTIEKFQFTCFLSPDDNLKVIVETNDKATSIQFSGKGAEANNYLEESSSVFNKHFNVGGKQINEFAPEEFTNSLNKMKNALDEFHQSFIQKYPLPEKTSKLLEISNQIIPLSFKHNYISARYNTTEGRMSIPEFLEKVYGEIPLDDDFLNAKYSYYGWVLKEYYDNLCFALLAQKTPDGKKIPYAAFPEMLEKMIKNGNYSKAMTECLLAINIYDALNQGLTSGTMSVYESFKKEYSHSIYQLPLDKKYQKWITISKGAAAPNFTGVTPDGKKVSLSDLKGKIVYADIWATWCGPCVEELPKAKEIQQKFSEKDDVVFLYVSIDSKSTNWKNFLEKDPAFKGTHINISDDTEVSKLYKAYQMSGVPAYFLIDKEGKIITATASRPSSGKVEGEIRALLK; this is translated from the coding sequence ATGAAAATTTTATCCACTTCCATTTTCTTTTTTTTCATCTTTACTTTCTTTACTCACGCGCAGCTGCCGAATGTATCAATTCATATTCAATCACCACAAAAAAACAATGCGGTAGCTTACTTGATAATCTCCAATTTGATTTCAGGAGGTGACACCGTCGCCAGAACATCACTCAATGCGCAAGGAGATGGTTCCCTAAACTTTCACCTCAATCAACCAACATTTGCCGAATTAACCATTGAAAAATTCCAATTCACTTGTTTTCTTTCTCCCGACGACAACCTAAAGGTAATTGTGGAAACCAATGATAAGGCGACTTCGATCCAATTTTCGGGTAAAGGAGCTGAGGCCAATAATTATTTGGAGGAATCAAGTAGTGTTTTCAATAAGCACTTCAACGTTGGGGGTAAACAAATCAATGAATTTGCTCCCGAAGAATTTACCAATTCTTTGAATAAAATGAAAAATGCTTTGGATGAGTTCCATCAAAGCTTTATCCAAAAATATCCTCTGCCCGAAAAAACTTCTAAATTACTGGAAATCAGTAACCAAATCATCCCTTTAAGTTTTAAACACAACTATATTTCGGCCCGTTATAACACAACAGAAGGGCGAATGTCCATCCCTGAATTTTTAGAAAAAGTGTACGGTGAAATTCCATTGGATGATGATTTCCTCAACGCCAAGTATTCTTACTATGGCTGGGTTTTGAAAGAATATTACGACAATTTATGTTTTGCACTGCTGGCTCAAAAAACTCCTGATGGAAAAAAAATACCCTATGCAGCGTTTCCCGAAATGCTTGAGAAAATGATTAAAAATGGTAATTACTCCAAAGCAATGACAGAGTGTTTATTGGCAATCAATATTTATGATGCACTCAATCAAGGATTAACTAGCGGTACGATGTCAGTTTATGAATCATTTAAAAAGGAATATTCTCATTCCATTTATCAGTTACCCCTTGACAAAAAGTACCAAAAATGGATTACTATTTCAAAGGGTGCTGCCGCCCCCAATTTTACAGGCGTTACTCCTGATGGAAAGAAGGTCTCTTTGAGCGATTTAAAGGGTAAAATTGTCTATGCAGATATTTGGGCGACCTGGTGCGGACCTTGTGTAGAAGAATTACCAAAAGCAAAGGAAATTCAACAAAAGTTTTCGGAGAAGGATGACGTGGTGTTTCTATACGTCTCTATTGATAGCAAAAGTACAAATTGGAAGAATTTTTTAGAAAAAGACCCCGCATTTAAAGGCACACATATCAATATTTCGGACGATACGGAGGTTTCTAAACTTTATAAAGCATATCAAATGAGCGGTGTTCCTGCATACTTCCTCATTGACAAAGAGGGTAAAATTATTACCGCCACCGCCTCCCGCCCATCGTCTGGTAAAGTGGAAGGAGAAATTCGAGCGTTGTTAAAATAA
- a CDS encoding ABC transporter ATP-binding protein — protein sequence MANILQLEHVAKVYRSGNRELKVLDDINFSVEAGATLSIVGPSGSGKTTLLGLCAGLDRATSGSVELNGIRLNNLNEDQLADVRNRYVGFIFQNFQLLPTLTALENVMVPLELRGEKNIKSRAMDLLDKVGLAERGHHYPTQLSGGEQQRVSLARAFSNQPQILFADEPTGNLDAETSEKVEKLLFDLNKEAGTTLILVTHNLELAAKTQRIIRIKGGKVNG from the coding sequence ATGGCAAATATACTGCAACTTGAACACGTAGCGAAGGTATATCGTAGTGGAAACCGTGAACTCAAGGTACTTGATGATATTAACTTTTCGGTAGAAGCAGGAGCTACCCTCTCCATCGTTGGCCCTTCTGGAAGTGGAAAAACAACGCTGCTTGGGCTCTGTGCGGGACTCGACCGTGCTACTTCGGGAAGTGTCGAACTAAACGGAATTCGCCTTAACAACCTCAATGAAGACCAGCTCGCCGATGTTCGTAATCGGTACGTTGGCTTTATTTTTCAAAACTTTCAACTCTTACCTACCCTCACTGCCCTCGAAAATGTGATGGTTCCCCTCGAACTTCGCGGAGAGAAGAACATCAAAAGTCGGGCGATGGACTTGTTGGATAAAGTTGGGTTGGCCGAACGGGGACATCACTATCCTACCCAACTCAGCGGTGGCGAACAACAGCGGGTGTCGTTGGCAAGGGCGTTTTCTAACCAACCTCAAATTTTGTTTGCCGACGAACCTACGGGTAACCTCGACGCCGAAACAAGTGAAAAGGTCGAAAAACTACTGTTTGACCTTAACAAAGAAGCAGGCACGACGTTGATTTTGGTGACGCACAACTTGGAATTAGCCGCAAAAACGCAGCGTATTATCCGAATCAAAGGAGGAAAAGTAAATGGTTAA